A stretch of DNA from Paenibacillus albus:
TCTGCAGCGTTATCGCTGTGTCCGGCTCAGCCTTGTAAGCGCTCTTAGCCCCAAATGTGATCTTACCTGTATCAAGGACCATTGCCAGGTCCGCCTTGTTTGCTTTCAATTCCTGCTTCTTCTTGCTAATGAGGTCTGCGACCTGATCCTTCGACTTCACTTCGCCAATAAGCTTACCATTCTGATATACTTCAACAAAATCCACTGTATGAGCTTTCACATATTGAGTGCCGGTGAATCCGACAACTGCAAGCAGTGCAATCCCGCTAACTGCAGCGATAAGCGGCTTCTTGCGAAGCATCCGCTTCACCGTATTGCCCTCACTCGGCGCATCTGCTTGTCCATGCGTACTGGTAGGTCTATCGCCCCGGATAGATTGAATCAACTTCCGGAATCGACCCTTATCATTAAAAAAGGCCATATTCGTCTCCTTATTTCGCGATATGTTTCGTAAAATAAATCGTTTTTCGACAACAAAATCGTTCATTGCCAGGCTACGAGTTATACTTTAACATAACGCAATATAGCGGTTCAACCAAACGGCCTTATGGTAAAATTAATATTTGCTCAGAATTGACAGCATTTCATCGTACTCATTTCGGTCCAAATGCTGTGCCATAAGCTGCTGCACCTGCGTCATTTCGCTATCCGTCAACCCGTCCTCCATCAATTTCGAAATCGTTTGCCACGCGTCCTGGGGCAGCTTCTGCATCATGACGCTGAACAGCTTCTCCTTATCCGCATCGCTAATTTGCGACTTGGCTTGATTTAACTGATCTGTGGTCATCGCCACTTCATCCTTGGAGGCATCTGCACTCTCCTGTGATTGCGACTGCGTACCCGCGTGATCGGTATCGGTATCCGTTCCTGCCGCGCTGCTATTGCCCTTCGGCCCTGTGCCTCCGCCAATATCGCTAAGCTCGCCTGATCCTTGCTGGCTGAAAGCATCAACGGAATCCGTCTTCCCTTTGCCATCATCCTGGCTGCTTGTCGCCTGCTTCTTATCGGAGCCGGAATCAGCTGTCGTACTGTCTTTCGACTTTACTGCCGGATCAGCTCCCCACAGCTCACCCCATACACTACTCAACGCGAATGGCTGCTCTTCAAGCGGTATATGAAACTGCTTGAGCAGCGTCTCCACATAGCTGTTGACGATATACCCGGTCGTCCAGATCGACAAGAAGCTGATGAGAAGCGCCGCGGCAATCGTCTTTGCCAGCCACCCGGCTATTTTCGATAGTTTCCACATTTCGTTACCCTCCCCTGAAGGGCTTTTTTGCCCATACTTCTTAGTATCCCCTCCCTTTCCGGTAACCATTCATCTTGCGTGGCAAAAAAGAAAGAGGATAGCGGCAATAAAGCCGCTATCCTCTTTAATTCCATTACTTATACGTAAATTGGTGCAACCGGGTTTGTCTGCTCACGGTTACGTCCAACCGAGAAGATTGCAATTGGAATGCCTGTCAGCTCAGATACACGCTCCACATAACGACGCGTATTCTCTGGCAGATCCGCAAGCGTCTTCGCATTCGAGATATCCTCATTCCAGCCTGGAAGCTCCTCGTAGATCGCTTCACATTCGGAGATCAGCTTAAGGCTTGCCGGATAATGCTCGATGATTTCGCCGCGCAGCTTGTAGCCCGTGCAGATCTTAACCGTTTCAAGGCCGGACAGTACGTCGAGCGAGTTCAAGGACAAGCCTGTAATGCCGCTAACACGGCGTGCATGGCGGACAACAACCGTGTCGAACCAGCCAACACGACGCGGACGTCCTGTTACAGTGCCGTATTCGTGGCCTTTCTCGCGAATCCAGTCGCCAATATCATTGTTCAGCTCAGTTGGGAATGGACCGTCGCCGACACGAGTCGTGTATGCTTTTGCCACGCCGATAACCTGCTGAATCTTCGAAGGGCCAACACCGGAGCCGATACATACGCCGCCTGCTGTCGGGTTCGACGATGTTACGTACGGGTACGTACCTTGGTCGATATCGAGCATAACGCCTTGCGCGCCTTCAAACAATACTTTCTGGTTCGAATCAATGGCATCGTTCAGAACGACCGAAGTATCCGTTACATACGGACGCAGTGTTTCTGCGTAGCCAAGGTACTGGCCGAGAATTTCGTCAGCATTCAGCTTTTCTCCGCCGTATACTTGCTCGATAACTTGGTTCTTCTCTGCAACGAGGCGGCGCAGCTTCGTTTCGAATTCTTCTGCATCCATCAAGTCCGCGACGCGAATACCGTTACGTGCAGCCTTGTCCATGTAGCAAGGGCCGATCCCTTTGCGAGTTGTACCGATCTTGTTATCGCCTTTGCGCTCTTCCTCAAGACCATCGAGAACCAAGTGATACGGCATAATCAGATGCGCGCGGTCACTGATCTTCAGGTTCTCTGTCGAGAAGCCATTCTCATGGATATAATTAATTTCGTCGATCAGAGCAGCTGGATTAATGACCATGCCGTTACCGATGACGCATACTTTATTTTCGTTGAAGATTCCGGATGGAATCATGGTTAATTTATATTTTTTATTGTTGATAATGATCGTATGGCCAGCGTTGTTGCCACCTTGGTAACGTGCTACGACATCAGCGCCATCCGCCAGAAAGTCGGTAATTTTCCCTTTGCCTTCGTCTCCCCATTGGGTTCCGACTACTACTACCGTTGACATGGTTATACCCCCATTACAAGTTTTGCAAGTGCATGACTAACATGACTAAAATGGCCACCAGTCTTTGGCAGCATGTTAAGTGTAGCAGTACACCCCTGTAAAGTCAACGAAATTCCGAACGATTGTGGTGTGCTTCACACAATCGTTCGGAATTTCTGAAGGGTGTCTGTCGGAGCTGAAATGCTTCGCTTCTGGCGAATTGAATGCCTCGCTAGGAAGCCTGTCCAGGCTCCTGATGCGTTCGGTCCAGTCCAACAAACTTATTAAAGCTTTTTAGGAACGCCAGCTCGACCGTACCAACCGGCCCGTTACGCTGTTTAGCAATAATGATTTCGATAATGTTCTTCTTCTCGGATTCCTTATCGTAGTAATCGTCCCGGTAGAGGAACGCTACGATGTCGGCATCTTGCTCGATGGAACCGGATTCCCGAAGGTCAGACATCATCGGACGCTTGTCCTGCCGCTGCTCAACGCCCCGGCTCAGCTGCGACAGTGCAATAACCGGCACTTCGAGCTCACGCGCAATTTGCTTCAGCGTACGAGAAATCTCGGATACTTCCTGCTGACGATTCTCGCCTGCCTTGCCGCGCCCGGAAATAAGCTGCAAGTAGTCGATCAGAATCATGCCGAGACCGCGCTCTTTCTTCAAACGGCGGCATTTGGCGCGAATGTCCGCGACGGTAATACCCGGCGTATCATCGATGAAGATCTGTGCTTCAGACAGTGAACCAATCGCCATCGTTAGCTTTTCCCAATCGTCGCCTTCCAAATACCCCGTACGCATACGTCCTGCATCAACATTCGATTCCGCACAGATCATACGCTGTACGAGCTGAGCTGCGGACATCTCGAGCGAGAAGATTGCAACGGTTTCTTTGGCGCGAACGCCGACGTTCTGCGCTACGTTCAGGGCGAACGCCGTCTTACCTACGGAAGGACGGGCCGCGATTATGATTAAGTCGCTTCGTTGAAAGCCTGCCGTCATCTTGTCGAGGTCGGTGAAGCCTGACGGAATGCCGCTCGAGCCGCCTTTGTTCGTGTACAGAAACTCAACCTTCTCGAACACTTCCATCAGCACGTCGCGAATCGAGATGAAGCCGCTGCTCGATCTGCGGTTGGAAATCTCCAGGATGCGGGACTCGGCTTCGCTCAGCATGCTGCCTACATCTTCCGCTGCGGCATAACCGTTCGAGACGATGTTCGTCGCTGTGCGGATCAGGCGGCGCAGCATCGATTTTTCTTCTACGATTTGCGCGTAGTAGTCGACGTTCGCCGCAGTCGGTACGGAGTTGGCGAGCTTCGCCAAATAGCTGACTCCGCCAATCTCCTCCAACTGCTGATGGTCCTGCAAATAAGCAGTCAGGGTGACCAAATCGATGGGCTGACTCGCTTCGCCGAGCTCAATCATCGCCTCAAAGATAAGCTGATGAGAAGGCAAATAGAAATCCTCGCTCTTCACCCGCTCCATTGACGTAATTAACGCTTCCGCCTGCAATAAAACTGCACCGAGTACCGCTTGCTCTGCTTCCATATTCTGCGGCGGCACACGATCAAACATCAGCTGCTCGTTACTCATCTGGTCGTTTGAATCCCCCTTGAATGGCTTATTATTCTTCTGTTGCATGGACACTCAGCTTCGCTTTGACTTCCGGATGCAGCTTCACGGGCACCTGAGTAACGCCAAGGGTGCGAATCGGCTCTTCCAGTTCGATCTTGCGTTTATCGATCTTTACGCCCTGCGCTTCAAGCGCTTCAGCGATTTGTTTGCTTGTTATGGCACCGAATAGACGGCCACCTTCGCCTGCTCTTGTCTTCACGACGACCTTCAACGCTTCCAGTCGTGCAGCAAGTGCCTGCGCATCTTCTTTTTCTTTCAACTTCTTTTTCACTTCAGCTGCATTTTGCAGGTCAAGCGTCTTCAGGTTGCCGTCGGAAGCTGGCTTCGCCAAGTTCTTAGGAAACAAGAAATTACGGACATAACCCTCTGATACTTCTTTAACCTCACCCTTCTTGCCTTGCCCCTTTACATCTTGCAGAAAAATTACCTTCATTCGAATAACCCCTCTTCCTTATCAAGTTCATGCAGCACCTGCTTGAGACGATGCGCTGCTTCTGTTACTGTTCCTTCTAGCTGTGCTGCGGCGTTCGTCAGATGCCCGCCGCCGCCCATGCGTTCCATAACAACCTGCACATTCATATGTCCCAGTGATCTCGCACTAATGCCGATAAGACCGTCTGGGCGTTCGCCAATAACGAACGATGCAAGTACATCCGTCATATTGAGGAGGGTATCCGCCGTCTGCGCAATTAAGAGCTGCGAATACTTGCGTCCTTGCTCCGTGACGGCAATTGCAATATGGTCATAGACAATCTCGGCCTGCTTGATCATCTCTGCCTTCTTGATGTATTCGGCTAGATCCTCTTTCATCATCCGCTGAATGAGCGCCGAATCCGCTCCATGGCGACGTAAGAAAGATGCCGCTTCGAACGTTCTGGAGCCGGTACGGAGCGAGAAGCTCTTCGTATCGACTGTTATTCCCGCAAGCAATGCTGTCGCCTCTCTGACGTCCAGCAGCACGCGATCGTGGATATATTGGAGAAGCTCGGTAATGAGCTCGCACGTCGAGGACGCATATGGCTCCATGTAGACAAGAATGGCGCCTGTAATGAACTCTTCGCCACGGCGATGATGGTCGACAACGACGATCTTCTCCGTCTGAGTCAGCAGCTTAGGCTCCTTCACCATTGACGCTTTATGCGTATCGACAACGACGACGAGTGTGTTGCTGCCGATAAGCACCTGCGCCTGCTCCGGCGAGATAAACCGCTTAGCAATGCGCTCATCCTCACGCAGCATCTCCATCATCTTCTGAATGGATGGATTGACGCCCTCCAGCACGATGAACGCTTCCTTGTTGTACATCATCGCGGCCTTCAGCACCCCGATAGCTGCGCCGATTGCGTCCATATCGGGCATCTTATGCCCCATAATGACGACGCGGTCGCTGTCGCGTATCAAATCGCGCAGCGCATGCGCAACAACGCGGGCGCGGACGCGAGTCCGCTTCTCTACTGCATTGGACTTGCCGCCATAGAACGACTGGCGCTGTCCAACCTTCACAGCCGCTTGGTCACCACCGCGGCCAAGCGCATAATCAAGGCTCGTTTGCGCCCAGTGACCGAGCTCCACGATGCTCTCCGCGCCTGACGCGAACCCGATGCTCAGCGTCATTGGAATTTTATTCTCTGCGGTAATTTCCCGCACTTCATCAAGTAGTACAAAACGAGACAGCTCCAGCTGCTTCAGCGTTCGCTGATCGGTAATGACAAGATAACGGTCTGATGTGAGACGCTTCAAGTACACGTGGAACTTATTCGCCCACTCTGTAATTTCCGCCGTCGCCTTCGACATCAGCGAGCTCCGCTGCTGGTCATCCATGCCTTGCGTAACCTCTTCAAGGTTATCCATCATGACAATGCCAAGCGCGAGCTTCTCATCCTCATAACGCTTCGCCAGCTGCCAGCGCTGCGTGATATCACGGATGTAGAGCAGCCGCTCATCGAAACGGAACATCAGCTCATACACGGAGCTGCCAATCACCGCTTCAACCGTCCCCTCGCGCTCCTTTGCCTGCGACAGCGTAGGGAACAGCTCATCCAGCGACTCGCCTACAACGGATTCCAAGTCGAGCATGTGCGACACAAACCCATTGTGCCACTCCACCGTCTTATCCTCGTTGTATAGAATAATACCAAGCGGCAGATCGCTTATAACCTCTCTGCCTGCCTTCTTCACCCGGTATGACAATGTACCGAGATACACTTTCAAATCCCGGCGAAACGCCCGCTCTGCCATGACAGAATAGAAGCCGACCGCGCCTGACAGCACGAGCCCGATTATGCCAAGCTTCCACTCGTATGCGGCGAGCGTCACCGTTAATAGAATCATTAGCACGAATGCCCACAGATGGTGCATCCCGTGCCATCGTTTGATTAGAAACTTCGGCATCCTCTACACGCCCCTGTAGTTACGATTTCTTGAACGCTTTTCGAATGGGGAATGCGGCATCGAACACCCCGATTAAGCTAAGCGGATGGAGAAAAATCGCAACGATCACGGATAAGAGCACCGGTACAGCTTTGTTCCACTTTCGCTCATGTGCGATAAAGAAGAAGAGTCCCATCGCTTGAATCGTAAAAGCGATCTGCATAAGCGGAATAAGGTTTAGCAGCACCACTGTCATGAAAGAAGTGCCTGTATCCGGCGTAATCATATCCGCCAGAAGTGCAATCAAGTAATAGAAGACGAAGATGCGCGGCAAGCGCCATTCTCTTGCTGGCTGCAGCTTGGCAATCGATAAGCCGGAAGAGCGCAGAGCCGGAGCCGCAATAGCATGCGCGACAACAGCGAGTAAGAAGGATACCGTAATGAATGCCATCGGTATAGAATGAATCAGATATTGAATGTACGTTTCTGTAATTTCCGAAGTCCAGATGCCCGGCATCAGTCCGTCTGCCCGCAAGTTTTCCGTCGTCGTTGTAATCACTTTGCGGATTTCACGCAGCAGCGAGAAATCGAAGATCACATCAAACAGAACAAGCTCGAGCAGCAGCTCTGCGAGCAACGTCAGCACGGTAGCGGTCAGCACCTTACGCGCAGGCGCGCCCTTGCGGTAATAATGCCCCATCACGATTGAAGGAACCAGGAAAAACAGCCCGACGATCAGTGCAGGCAGCCCGAGTACAAGAACACCAATTCCGTATACAGCAGTCATATGCAATGTGAAGGCCCGTTTAGACAACATCGTGTAAAGAATAACAGTCGGAACCATCATGACTGCAGCCGCTAACGTGTTCAATCCGGGTACCGCAATGGAGAGCAGAAGCAGCAGCGCCGCAATGCTCCAAATAATCGACTTAAAGCCGGTTTTCAAGCTGTTCACCTCTTGCCAAGTTACTAGTACAACCTTTGAGCTTTACTCCCCATTATAGCATAAAACCTTTGAGGCAACACAGGAGACGTTGTCCAGCCAGGCCATTCCACTTGACTAACAGCAGGAAACAAAACGCCGCCCCCATATGAAGAGGACGGCGATTTTCCATTAGCCAGCAGCCATTTCTTTATTCGATTGTATGGATGATTGAACGATAAGTGCTTCGCAGTAATCAATAATGTCGCTTCGGCGTACGATGCCGATGAATCGGTTCATATCGTCGACGACAGGCACAAAGTTCTGGATCTTCGCGAGCGATACGAGATCTTCCATGTTCGCATCGATCTGTACGGCACGATTGCTTAGCCTCATCTGCACCTCAGAGA
This window harbors:
- a CDS encoding adenylosuccinate synthase encodes the protein MSTVVVVGTQWGDEGKGKITDFLADGADVVARYQGGNNAGHTIIINNKKYKLTMIPSGIFNENKVCVIGNGMVINPAALIDEINYIHENGFSTENLKISDRAHLIMPYHLVLDGLEEERKGDNKIGTTRKGIGPCYMDKAARNGIRVADLMDAEEFETKLRRLVAEKNQVIEQVYGGEKLNADEILGQYLGYAETLRPYVTDTSVVLNDAIDSNQKVLFEGAQGVMLDIDQGTYPYVTSSNPTAGGVCIGSGVGPSKIQQVIGVAKAYTTRVGDGPFPTELNNDIGDWIREKGHEYGTVTGRPRRVGWFDTVVVRHARRVSGITGLSLNSLDVLSGLETVKICTGYKLRGEIIEHYPASLKLISECEAIYEELPGWNEDISNAKTLADLPENTRRYVERVSELTGIPIAIFSVGRNREQTNPVAPIYV
- the dnaB gene encoding replicative DNA helicase → MSNEQLMFDRVPPQNMEAEQAVLGAVLLQAEALITSMERVKSEDFYLPSHQLIFEAMIELGEASQPIDLVTLTAYLQDHQQLEEIGGVSYLAKLANSVPTAANVDYYAQIVEEKSMLRRLIRTATNIVSNGYAAAEDVGSMLSEAESRILEISNRRSSSGFISIRDVLMEVFEKVEFLYTNKGGSSGIPSGFTDLDKMTAGFQRSDLIIIAARPSVGKTAFALNVAQNVGVRAKETVAIFSLEMSAAQLVQRMICAESNVDAGRMRTGYLEGDDWEKLTMAIGSLSEAQIFIDDTPGITVADIRAKCRRLKKERGLGMILIDYLQLISGRGKAGENRQQEVSEISRTLKQIARELEVPVIALSQLSRGVEQRQDKRPMMSDLRESGSIEQDADIVAFLYRDDYYDKESEKKNIIEIIIAKQRNGPVGTVELAFLKSFNKFVGLDRTHQEPGQAS
- the rplI gene encoding 50S ribosomal protein L9 yields the protein MKVIFLQDVKGQGKKGEVKEVSEGYVRNFLFPKNLAKPASDGNLKTLDLQNAAEVKKKLKEKEDAQALAARLEALKVVVKTRAGEGGRLFGAITSKQIAEALEAQGVKIDKRKIELEEPIRTLGVTQVPVKLHPEVKAKLSVHATEE
- a CDS encoding DHH family phosphoesterase; amino-acid sequence: MPKFLIKRWHGMHHLWAFVLMILLTVTLAAYEWKLGIIGLVLSGAVGFYSVMAERAFRRDLKVYLGTLSYRVKKAGREVISDLPLGIILYNEDKTVEWHNGFVSHMLDLESVVGESLDELFPTLSQAKEREGTVEAVIGSSVYELMFRFDERLLYIRDITQRWQLAKRYEDEKLALGIVMMDNLEEVTQGMDDQQRSSLMSKATAEITEWANKFHVYLKRLTSDRYLVITDQRTLKQLELSRFVLLDEVREITAENKIPMTLSIGFASGAESIVELGHWAQTSLDYALGRGGDQAAVKVGQRQSFYGGKSNAVEKRTRVRARVVAHALRDLIRDSDRVVIMGHKMPDMDAIGAAIGVLKAAMMYNKEAFIVLEGVNPSIQKMMEMLREDERIAKRFISPEQAQVLIGSNTLVVVVDTHKASMVKEPKLLTQTEKIVVVDHHRRGEEFITGAILVYMEPYASSTCELITELLQYIHDRVLLDVREATALLAGITVDTKSFSLRTGSRTFEAASFLRRHGADSALIQRMMKEDLAEYIKKAEMIKQAEIVYDHIAIAVTEQGRKYSQLLIAQTADTLLNMTDVLASFVIGERPDGLIGISARSLGHMNVQVVMERMGGGGHLTNAAAQLEGTVTEAAHRLKQVLHELDKEEGLFE
- a CDS encoding DUF2232 domain-containing protein, with product MKTGFKSIIWSIAALLLLLSIAVPGLNTLAAAVMMVPTVILYTMLSKRAFTLHMTAVYGIGVLVLGLPALIVGLFFLVPSIVMGHYYRKGAPARKVLTATVLTLLAELLLELVLFDVIFDFSLLREIRKVITTTTENLRADGLMPGIWTSEITETYIQYLIHSIPMAFITVSFLLAVVAHAIAAPALRSSGLSIAKLQPAREWRLPRIFVFYYLIALLADMITPDTGTSFMTVVLLNLIPLMQIAFTIQAMGLFFFIAHERKWNKAVPVLLSVIVAIFLHPLSLIGVFDAAFPIRKAFKKS